One stretch of Macaca nemestrina isolate mMacNem1 chromosome 17, mMacNem.hap1, whole genome shotgun sequence DNA includes these proteins:
- the LOC105474029 gene encoding outer dense fiber protein 4 isoform X3: MDAEDPGNEFPRSEGERDQHQRPEKETKSGEAGWGRGELGRDGSVSQRRNSPLPFQWRVAHSFHWMAQVLASELSLVAFILLLVMAFSKKWLYLSRSRFYQRWPVDVSNRIHTSAHIMSMGLLHFCKSRGCSDLENGKVTFIFFTLMLFPINIWIFEVERNVSIPIGWSYFIGWLVLILYVSCAILCYFNHKSFWSLILSHPSGTVSCSSSFGSAEESPRAQMITDTPITQEGVLDPERKDTHL; this comes from the exons ATGGATGCAGAGGACCCTGGGAATGAGTTCCCTAGGTCAGAAGGAGAAAGAGACCAACATCAGAGACCTGAAAAGGAAACGAAGAGTGGGGAGGCAGGATGGGGCAGAGGTGAGCTGGGACGAGATGGGTCCGTGAGCCAGCGCCGGAACTCTCCGCTTCCCTTTCAATGGAGAGTCGCACACAGTTTCCACTGGATGGCCCAGGTGTTGGCTTCTGAGCTCAGCCTGGTTGCCTTTATCCTACTGTTGGTCATGGCCTTCTCCAAGAAATGGCTGTACCTCTCTAGGAGCCGCTTCTACCAGCGCTGGCCCGTAGATGTCAGCAACAGAATCCACACATCAGCCCACATTATGTCCATGGGGCTCCTGCACTTCTGCAAATCCAGGGGCTGTTCTGACTTAGAGAATGGGAAAG TGACCTTCATCTTCTTCACCCTCATGCTGTTCCCCATTAACATCTGGATCTTCGAGGTGGAGAGGAATGTATCCATCCCCATCGGATGGAGCTATTTCATTGGTTGGCTGGTGCTCATCCTATATGTCAGCTGCG CGATCCTTTGCTACTTCAACCATAAAAGTTTCTGGAGTCTGATTCTGAGCCACCCCAGTGGCACCGTGTCCTGCAGCAGCAGTTTCGGCTCAGCAGAAGAATCTCCAAGGGCACAGATGATCACAGACACCCCCATCACCCAGGAGGGGGTCCTGGATCCTGAGCGGAAGGATACACACCTGTAA
- the LOC105474029 gene encoding outer dense fiber protein 4 isoform X2, whose protein sequence is MDAEDPGNEFPRSEGERDQHQRPEKETKSGEAGWGRGELGRDGSVSQRRNSPLPFQWRVAHSFHWMAQVLASELSLVAFILLLVMAFSKKWLYLSRSRFYQRWPVDVSNRIHTSAHIMSMGLLHFCKSRGCSDLENGKDSFKLWINQPMFKVAKLSFNLTLGLGLILTIWLHLPYLPAVQKLPIVGLVGTILSFCEVTFIFFTLMLFPINIWIFEVERNVSIPIGWSYFIGWLVLILYVSCAILCYFNHKSFWSLILSHPSGTVSCSSSFGSAEESPRAQMITDTPITQEGVLDPERKDTHL, encoded by the exons ATGGATGCAGAGGACCCTGGGAATGAGTTCCCTAGGTCAGAAGGAGAAAGAGACCAACATCAGAGACCTGAAAAGGAAACGAAGAGTGGGGAGGCAGGATGGGGCAGAGGTGAGCTGGGACGAGATGGGTCCGTGAGCCAGCGCCGGAACTCTCCGCTTCCCTTTCAATGGAGAGTCGCACACAGTTTCCACTGGATGGCCCAGGTGTTGGCTTCTGAGCTCAGCCTGGTTGCCTTTATCCTACTGTTGGTCATGGCCTTCTCCAAGAAATGGCTGTACCTCTCTAGGAGCCGCTTCTACCAGCGCTGGCCCGTAGATGTCAGCAACAGAATCCACACATCAGCCCACATTATGTCCATGGGGCTCCTGCACTTCTGCAAATCCAGGGGCTGTTCTGACTTAGAGAATGGGAAAG ACAGTTTTAAGCTGTGGATAAATCAGCCCATGTTTAAGGTGGCTAAGTTAAGCTTCAACCTGACCCTGGGGCTGGGCCTCATCCTCACCATCTGGTTGCACCTGCCCTACCTGCCCGCTGTTCAGAAATTGCCCATTGTCGGCTTGGTCGGGACCATCTTGAGCTTCTGTGAAG TGACCTTCATCTTCTTCACCCTCATGCTGTTCCCCATTAACATCTGGATCTTCGAGGTGGAGAGGAATGTATCCATCCCCATCGGATGGAGCTATTTCATTGGTTGGCTGGTGCTCATCCTATATGTCAGCTGCG CGATCCTTTGCTACTTCAACCATAAAAGTTTCTGGAGTCTGATTCTGAGCCACCCCAGTGGCACCGTGTCCTGCAGCAGCAGTTTCGGCTCAGCAGAAGAATCTCCAAGGGCACAGATGATCACAGACACCCCCATCACCCAGGAGGGGGTCCTGGATCCTGAGCGGAAGGATACACACCTGTAA
- the LOC105474029 gene encoding outer dense fiber protein 4 isoform X8, with translation MDAEDPGNEFPRSEGERDQHQRPEKETKSGEAGWGRVTFIFFTLMLFPINIWIFEVERNVSIPIGWSYFIGWLVLILYVSCAILCYFNHKSFWSLILSHPSGTVSCSSSFGSAEESPRAQMITDTPITQEGVLDPERKDTHL, from the exons ATGGATGCAGAGGACCCTGGGAATGAGTTCCCTAGGTCAGAAGGAGAAAGAGACCAACATCAGAGACCTGAAAAGGAAACGAAGAGTGGGGAGGCAGGATGGGGCAGAG TGACCTTCATCTTCTTCACCCTCATGCTGTTCCCCATTAACATCTGGATCTTCGAGGTGGAGAGGAATGTATCCATCCCCATCGGATGGAGCTATTTCATTGGTTGGCTGGTGCTCATCCTATATGTCAGCTGCG CGATCCTTTGCTACTTCAACCATAAAAGTTTCTGGAGTCTGATTCTGAGCCACCCCAGTGGCACCGTGTCCTGCAGCAGCAGTTTCGGCTCAGCAGAAGAATCTCCAAGGGCACAGATGATCACAGACACCCCCATCACCCAGGAGGGGGTCCTGGATCCTGAGCGGAAGGATACACACCTGTAA
- the LOC105474029 gene encoding outer dense fiber protein 4 isoform X5: MDAEDPGNEFPRSEGERDQHQRPEKETKSGEAGWGRDSFKLWINQPMFKVAKLSFNLTLGLGLILTIWLHLPYLPAVQKLPIVGLVGTILSFCEAQQMRKSLLWDSCMTTRPSASCLLVTFIFFTLMLFPINIWIFEVERNVSIPIGWSYFIGWLVLILYVSCAILCYFNHKSFWSLILSHPSGTVSCSSSFGSAEESPRAQMITDTPITQEGVLDPERKDTHL, from the exons ATGGATGCAGAGGACCCTGGGAATGAGTTCCCTAGGTCAGAAGGAGAAAGAGACCAACATCAGAGACCTGAAAAGGAAACGAAGAGTGGGGAGGCAGGATGGGGCAGAG ACAGTTTTAAGCTGTGGATAAATCAGCCCATGTTTAAGGTGGCTAAGTTAAGCTTCAACCTGACCCTGGGGCTGGGCCTCATCCTCACCATCTGGTTGCACCTGCCCTACCTGCCCGCTGTTCAGAAATTGCCCATTGTCGGCTTGGTCGGGACCATCTTGAGCTTCTGTGAAG CCCAGCAGATGAGGAAGAGCCTCCTGTGGGACTCTTGCATGACAACGAGACCCTCTGCTTCCTGTCTCCTAGTGACCTTCATCTTCTTCACCCTCATGCTGTTCCCCATTAACATCTGGATCTTCGAGGTGGAGAGGAATGTATCCATCCCCATCGGATGGAGCTATTTCATTGGTTGGCTGGTGCTCATCCTATATGTCAGCTGCG CGATCCTTTGCTACTTCAACCATAAAAGTTTCTGGAGTCTGATTCTGAGCCACCCCAGTGGCACCGTGTCCTGCAGCAGCAGTTTCGGCTCAGCAGAAGAATCTCCAAGGGCACAGATGATCACAGACACCCCCATCACCCAGGAGGGGGTCCTGGATCCTGAGCGGAAGGATACACACCTGTAA
- the LOC105474029 gene encoding outer dense fiber protein 4 isoform X1 translates to MDAEDPGNEFPRSEGERDQHQRPEKETKSGEAGWGRGELGRDGSVSQRRNSPLPFQWRVAHSFHWMAQVLASELSLVAFILLLVMAFSKKWLYLSRSRFYQRWPVDVSNRIHTSAHIMSMGLLHFCKSRGCSDLENGKDSFKLWINQPMFKVAKLSFNLTLGLGLILTIWLHLPYLPAVQKLPIVGLVGTILSFCEAQQMRKSLLWDSCMTTRPSASCLLVTFIFFTLMLFPINIWIFEVERNVSIPIGWSYFIGWLVLILYVSCAILCYFNHKSFWSLILSHPSGTVSCSSSFGSAEESPRAQMITDTPITQEGVLDPERKDTHL, encoded by the exons ATGGATGCAGAGGACCCTGGGAATGAGTTCCCTAGGTCAGAAGGAGAAAGAGACCAACATCAGAGACCTGAAAAGGAAACGAAGAGTGGGGAGGCAGGATGGGGCAGAGGTGAGCTGGGACGAGATGGGTCCGTGAGCCAGCGCCGGAACTCTCCGCTTCCCTTTCAATGGAGAGTCGCACACAGTTTCCACTGGATGGCCCAGGTGTTGGCTTCTGAGCTCAGCCTGGTTGCCTTTATCCTACTGTTGGTCATGGCCTTCTCCAAGAAATGGCTGTACCTCTCTAGGAGCCGCTTCTACCAGCGCTGGCCCGTAGATGTCAGCAACAGAATCCACACATCAGCCCACATTATGTCCATGGGGCTCCTGCACTTCTGCAAATCCAGGGGCTGTTCTGACTTAGAGAATGGGAAAG ACAGTTTTAAGCTGTGGATAAATCAGCCCATGTTTAAGGTGGCTAAGTTAAGCTTCAACCTGACCCTGGGGCTGGGCCTCATCCTCACCATCTGGTTGCACCTGCCCTACCTGCCCGCTGTTCAGAAATTGCCCATTGTCGGCTTGGTCGGGACCATCTTGAGCTTCTGTGAAG CCCAGCAGATGAGGAAGAGCCTCCTGTGGGACTCTTGCATGACAACGAGACCCTCTGCTTCCTGTCTCCTAGTGACCTTCATCTTCTTCACCCTCATGCTGTTCCCCATTAACATCTGGATCTTCGAGGTGGAGAGGAATGTATCCATCCCCATCGGATGGAGCTATTTCATTGGTTGGCTGGTGCTCATCCTATATGTCAGCTGCG CGATCCTTTGCTACTTCAACCATAAAAGTTTCTGGAGTCTGATTCTGAGCCACCCCAGTGGCACCGTGTCCTGCAGCAGCAGTTTCGGCTCAGCAGAAGAATCTCCAAGGGCACAGATGATCACAGACACCCCCATCACCCAGGAGGGGGTCCTGGATCCTGAGCGGAAGGATACACACCTGTAA
- the LOC105474029 gene encoding outer dense fiber protein 4 isoform X6, translating into MDAEDPGNEFPRSEGERDQHQRPEKETKSGEAGWGRGELGRDGSVSQRRNSPLPFQWRVAHSFHWMAQVLASELSLVAFILLLVMAFSKKWLYLSRSRFYQRWPVDVSNRIHTSAHIMSMGLLHFCKSRGCSDLENGKDSFKLWINQPMFKVAKLSFNLTLGLGLILTIWLHLPYLPAVQKLPIVGLVGTILSFCEGAS; encoded by the exons ATGGATGCAGAGGACCCTGGGAATGAGTTCCCTAGGTCAGAAGGAGAAAGAGACCAACATCAGAGACCTGAAAAGGAAACGAAGAGTGGGGAGGCAGGATGGGGCAGAGGTGAGCTGGGACGAGATGGGTCCGTGAGCCAGCGCCGGAACTCTCCGCTTCCCTTTCAATGGAGAGTCGCACACAGTTTCCACTGGATGGCCCAGGTGTTGGCTTCTGAGCTCAGCCTGGTTGCCTTTATCCTACTGTTGGTCATGGCCTTCTCCAAGAAATGGCTGTACCTCTCTAGGAGCCGCTTCTACCAGCGCTGGCCCGTAGATGTCAGCAACAGAATCCACACATCAGCCCACATTATGTCCATGGGGCTCCTGCACTTCTGCAAATCCAGGGGCTGTTCTGACTTAGAGAATGGGAAAG ACAGTTTTAAGCTGTGGATAAATCAGCCCATGTTTAAGGTGGCTAAGTTAAGCTTCAACCTGACCCTGGGGCTGGGCCTCATCCTCACCATCTGGTTGCACCTGCCCTACCTGCCCGCTGTTCAGAAATTGCCCATTGTCGGCTTGGTCGGGACCATCTTGAGCTTCTGTGAAGGTGCCTCTTAG
- the LOC105474029 gene encoding outer dense fiber protein 4 isoform X4, which yields MGQRSRFYQRWPVDVSNRIHTSAHIMSMGLLHFCKSRGCSDLENGKDSFKLWINQPMFKVAKLSFNLTLGLGLILTIWLHLPYLPAVQKLPIVGLVGTILSFCEAQQMRKSLLWDSCMTTRPSASCLLVTFIFFTLMLFPINIWIFEVERNVSIPIGWSYFIGWLVLILYVSCAILCYFNHKSFWSLILSHPSGTVSCSSSFGSAEESPRAQMITDTPITQEGVLDPERKDTHL from the exons ATGGGGCAGAG GAGCCGCTTCTACCAGCGCTGGCCCGTAGATGTCAGCAACAGAATCCACACATCAGCCCACATTATGTCCATGGGGCTCCTGCACTTCTGCAAATCCAGGGGCTGTTCTGACTTAGAGAATGGGAAAG ACAGTTTTAAGCTGTGGATAAATCAGCCCATGTTTAAGGTGGCTAAGTTAAGCTTCAACCTGACCCTGGGGCTGGGCCTCATCCTCACCATCTGGTTGCACCTGCCCTACCTGCCCGCTGTTCAGAAATTGCCCATTGTCGGCTTGGTCGGGACCATCTTGAGCTTCTGTGAAG CCCAGCAGATGAGGAAGAGCCTCCTGTGGGACTCTTGCATGACAACGAGACCCTCTGCTTCCTGTCTCCTAGTGACCTTCATCTTCTTCACCCTCATGCTGTTCCCCATTAACATCTGGATCTTCGAGGTGGAGAGGAATGTATCCATCCCCATCGGATGGAGCTATTTCATTGGTTGGCTGGTGCTCATCCTATATGTCAGCTGCG CGATCCTTTGCTACTTCAACCATAAAAGTTTCTGGAGTCTGATTCTGAGCCACCCCAGTGGCACCGTGTCCTGCAGCAGCAGTTTCGGCTCAGCAGAAGAATCTCCAAGGGCACAGATGATCACAGACACCCCCATCACCCAGGAGGGGGTCCTGGATCCTGAGCGGAAGGATACACACCTGTAA
- the LOC105474029 gene encoding outer dense fiber protein 4 isoform X7, which yields MGQRSRFYQRWPVDVSNRIHTSAHIMSMGLLHFCKSRGCSDLENGKVTFIFFTLMLFPINIWIFEVERNVSIPIGWSYFIGWLVLILYVSCAILCYFNHKSFWSLILSHPSGTVSCSSSFGSAEESPRAQMITDTPITQEGVLDPERKDTHL from the exons ATGGGGCAGAG GAGCCGCTTCTACCAGCGCTGGCCCGTAGATGTCAGCAACAGAATCCACACATCAGCCCACATTATGTCCATGGGGCTCCTGCACTTCTGCAAATCCAGGGGCTGTTCTGACTTAGAGAATGGGAAAG TGACCTTCATCTTCTTCACCCTCATGCTGTTCCCCATTAACATCTGGATCTTCGAGGTGGAGAGGAATGTATCCATCCCCATCGGATGGAGCTATTTCATTGGTTGGCTGGTGCTCATCCTATATGTCAGCTGCG CGATCCTTTGCTACTTCAACCATAAAAGTTTCTGGAGTCTGATTCTGAGCCACCCCAGTGGCACCGTGTCCTGCAGCAGCAGTTTCGGCTCAGCAGAAGAATCTCCAAGGGCACAGATGATCACAGACACCCCCATCACCCAGGAGGGGGTCCTGGATCCTGAGCGGAAGGATACACACCTGTAA